A genomic stretch from Mycobacterium cookii includes:
- a CDS encoding non-ribosomal peptide synthetase, with product MTAADTQADVTSDIEDVMALSPLQEGLYSLTALAEFSEGQPADDPYVIGMAADIFGALDVALLRDCASTMLIRHPNLRASFFSRGIPRPVQIVPSRVELPWRDVTAAAADLGELEADERRRPFDLERRPAIRFLLIELPDARWRLVITAHHIVIDGWSLPVFVTEMMILYRAGGDPAALPVAPRPYRDYIGWLAGRDQQASQRVWREHLAGMPGPTMLAAAFGGSDAARKAAGLPRRTELQLGAQATKRLVDGARSRGVTLNTVLQTAWALIVSRLTDRTDVVFGVTVSGRPAELTGVETMVGLFINTVPLRVQLDPGTPAGEQCLAVQRDSAMLREHSYLGHAQLRALGSVGEMYDSLLVYENFPTGGLAAGDELVGTGVTFRPAAVESLTHFPIVLAAHMADDGLVLMVEVIDSALGNTTAQMLGDRLLSTAERLLDSWDRPLRDVSILTADESAPLVGSPTKSATKQGIHTRFAAAAARTPDSSAITWAGGALSYRELDTAANRLAGALSARGACAESPVAITLPRGPDYIVAILAVLKTGAMYVPLEPAMPAERVNSILRQSGAAIVIDDDVVRDVDGSDDFRPVDVSPDQAAYVVFTSGTTGEPKGVIGTHAAVGAYADDHVDHVLRPAAKRLGRPLCIAHAWSFAFDAAWQPLVALLDGHAVHVVDERTQTDAEALVAAIAEHGVDMIDTTPSMFAQLRSAGLLTRVPLAVLALGGEALGGASWSFIRAACRRTGMTAFNCYGPTETTVEAVVAAIDDYDEPSIGRPTTSTRGYVLDSALRPVAYGVAGELYLGGAQLARGYLGRAPETVQRFVADPFGTGERMYRTGDLVRRQPDGSLHYVGRADAQVKIRGHRVEPAEIAVVLESHPGVRQACVVVHEHRGVPRLTAYVAVGDSTSLPELRRMLVGRLPRYMVPQRIVIVDEIPLTANGKLDEAALAAIESADTAEPAGGEPQTATESTLLDVLAEILQVNRIEPDAGFLELGLDSIVALSVVQSARRRGLALRARLVLECGSVRELAAAIDAEALYGHDTSLEADDATGPIPLLPNAHWLYEFGEPRRLAQAEAIRLPDGVTGDQLRAALAIIVDGHEVLRSRLDRATMTLHAGSAGEFLTEVSVADDLQAAVREHTARAIDGLDPERGKLVAATWLRPPTGQSVLVLAAHVLAMDPVSWQVVLGELDATLHALLAGMTPAPVREHTSYRRWVRAMAGRAETLDSEPYWAAQLAGDDPDLGQRRLRPATDRARDLLVSTAMLDTATTARLMRSGLPVFEVLVAAAAQVITRWRQSRGQPTPPPLLALETHGRADALFDGGIDSTETVGLLSAIYPLRVDTEDPRRVHELLTAIPGDGVDYGLLRYLRRDTANRLAEFDGPQLLLNYLGHADVSGTNGLWLDRSLLNGVSPLPEPDLAVRYELSLVATVLGSGEHQVLVTQWRSLPDILGQSDITELQGLWRQALEEMVT from the coding sequence ATGACAGCCGCCGACACTCAGGCTGACGTCACCTCCGACATCGAGGACGTGATGGCGCTGAGCCCGCTGCAGGAGGGGCTGTATTCGCTGACTGCACTGGCGGAATTCAGCGAAGGCCAACCCGCCGACGATCCGTACGTGATCGGCATGGCCGCCGACATCTTCGGCGCACTGGACGTCGCGTTGCTTCGCGACTGCGCGTCGACGATGCTGATCCGCCACCCCAACTTGCGGGCCAGCTTCTTCAGCCGGGGCATCCCGCGGCCGGTGCAGATCGTCCCGTCCCGGGTCGAGTTGCCCTGGCGGGACGTCACCGCCGCCGCGGCGGACCTCGGGGAATTGGAAGCCGACGAGCGGCGACGCCCGTTCGACCTCGAACGGCGACCGGCAATCCGCTTCCTGCTCATCGAATTGCCCGATGCGCGTTGGCGGTTGGTGATCACCGCACACCATATCGTCATCGACGGCTGGTCGCTGCCGGTGTTCGTGACCGAGATGATGATTCTCTACCGGGCCGGCGGGGATCCCGCCGCGTTGCCGGTGGCGCCACGGCCATACCGGGACTACATCGGCTGGCTCGCGGGCCGCGATCAGCAAGCCAGCCAACGGGTGTGGCGCGAGCATCTGGCCGGCATGCCGGGCCCGACAATGCTGGCGGCCGCGTTCGGCGGCTCCGACGCCGCGCGCAAGGCCGCCGGTCTGCCGCGGCGCACCGAACTGCAGCTCGGCGCCCAGGCGACCAAGCGACTGGTCGACGGCGCCCGCTCGCGCGGAGTCACGCTGAACACCGTGCTGCAGACGGCATGGGCATTGATCGTGTCGCGGCTGACCGACCGCACCGACGTGGTCTTCGGGGTCACCGTGTCCGGCCGGCCGGCCGAGTTGACCGGCGTCGAGACCATGGTCGGCCTGTTCATCAACACCGTCCCGTTACGCGTGCAGCTCGATCCCGGCACCCCTGCCGGTGAGCAATGCCTGGCGGTGCAACGTGACTCGGCGATGCTGCGTGAGCACAGCTACCTCGGGCACGCGCAGCTGCGCGCGCTGGGCAGTGTCGGCGAAATGTACGACTCGCTGCTGGTCTACGAGAACTTTCCGACCGGCGGCTTGGCCGCAGGCGACGAATTGGTCGGCACCGGAGTGACATTCCGGCCGGCCGCAGTGGAAAGCCTGACCCATTTCCCGATCGTGCTCGCGGCGCACATGGCCGACGATGGGCTGGTTCTGATGGTCGAGGTGATCGACAGCGCGCTGGGCAACACCACCGCGCAGATGCTGGGCGACCGGTTGCTGAGCACCGCCGAGCGGCTGCTGGACAGCTGGGACCGCCCGCTGCGCGACGTCAGCATCCTGACTGCCGACGAGTCGGCGCCGCTGGTTGGTTCACCAACGAAATCCGCTACGAAGCAGGGGATTCACACGCGGTTCGCAGCGGCCGCCGCACGGACGCCGGACAGCTCGGCGATCACCTGGGCGGGTGGCGCCCTGAGCTACCGCGAACTCGATACGGCGGCCAACCGGCTGGCGGGCGCGCTGTCCGCCCGCGGTGCATGTGCCGAAAGCCCAGTCGCGATCACGCTGCCCCGCGGACCGGACTACATCGTCGCGATCCTGGCGGTGCTCAAGACCGGCGCGATGTACGTCCCGCTGGAACCGGCAATGCCCGCAGAACGGGTGAACTCGATCCTGCGGCAAAGCGGCGCGGCCATCGTGATCGACGACGACGTCGTCCGTGACGTCGACGGCTCCGACGATTTCCGGCCCGTCGACGTCAGCCCGGACCAGGCCGCGTATGTGGTGTTCACCTCGGGGACGACGGGAGAACCGAAGGGCGTCATCGGAACTCACGCCGCCGTCGGCGCATACGCCGATGACCACGTCGACCATGTGCTCCGGCCGGCGGCGAAGCGGCTGGGCCGCCCGCTGTGCATCGCGCACGCGTGGTCCTTCGCGTTCGATGCGGCCTGGCAGCCGCTGGTCGCGCTGCTCGACGGTCACGCCGTCCATGTCGTCGACGAGCGCACGCAGACCGACGCCGAAGCGTTGGTCGCGGCCATCGCCGAGCACGGCGTCGACATGATCGACACCACCCCGTCGATGTTCGCCCAACTGCGGTCGGCCGGCCTGCTGACCCGCGTCCCGCTGGCGGTGCTGGCGCTGGGTGGCGAAGCCTTGGGCGGCGCTTCCTGGTCGTTCATTCGCGCGGCGTGCCGTCGCACCGGGATGACCGCCTTCAATTGTTACGGCCCAACCGAAACCACGGTGGAAGCGGTGGTGGCCGCGATCGACGACTACGACGAACCGTCGATCGGGCGTCCGACGACATCCACCCGCGGCTACGTGCTGGACTCCGCGCTGCGGCCGGTGGCGTACGGGGTGGCGGGGGAGTTGTATCTCGGCGGCGCGCAGTTGGCCCGCGGCTACCTGGGCCGTGCACCCGAGACCGTCCAGCGGTTTGTGGCCGATCCGTTCGGCACCGGCGAACGGATGTACCGGACCGGCGATCTGGTCCGACGGCAGCCCGACGGATCGCTGCACTACGTCGGCCGGGCTGACGCTCAGGTGAAGATCCGCGGCCACCGCGTCGAACCCGCGGAGATTGCCGTCGTCCTCGAATCACACCCCGGCGTGCGGCAGGCCTGCGTGGTGGTACACGAGCACCGCGGTGTTCCGCGGTTGACTGCCTATGTGGCGGTGGGTGATTCGACCTCGTTACCGGAGCTTCGCCGCATGCTGGTCGGTCGGCTGCCCCGCTACATGGTTCCGCAGCGCATCGTCATCGTCGACGAGATTCCGCTGACCGCGAACGGCAAATTGGACGAAGCCGCCTTGGCGGCAATCGAGTCGGCCGACACGGCGGAGCCCGCCGGAGGCGAGCCGCAGACCGCCACCGAGTCGACGCTGCTCGACGTGCTCGCCGAGATACTTCAGGTCAACAGGATTGAGCCCGACGCCGGCTTCCTGGAACTGGGCCTGGACAGCATCGTGGCACTGTCGGTCGTCCAGTCGGCCCGTCGCCGCGGCCTCGCGCTGCGGGCTCGGCTGGTGCTGGAATGCGGCAGCGTTCGCGAACTCGCCGCCGCCATAGACGCCGAGGCCCTCTACGGGCATGACACCTCGCTCGAAGCCGACGACGCGACCGGGCCAATACCGTTGCTGCCCAACGCTCACTGGCTCTACGAGTTCGGCGAGCCGCGCAGATTGGCGCAGGCCGAGGCGATCCGGCTGCCCGACGGCGTGACCGGGGACCAGTTGCGCGCGGCGCTGGCGATCATCGTCGACGGACACGAAGTGCTGCGCAGTCGGCTGGACCGCGCCACCATGACGTTGCACGCCGGTTCGGCCGGCGAGTTCCTGACCGAGGTATCGGTGGCCGACGACCTGCAGGCCGCCGTCCGCGAACACACCGCGCGCGCGATCGACGGCCTGGACCCCGAGCGTGGAAAGCTCGTCGCGGCGACATGGCTGCGGCCCCCGACCGGGCAGAGTGTGCTGGTGCTGGCCGCCCATGTGCTGGCCATGGACCCGGTGTCCTGGCAAGTGGTGCTCGGCGAACTCGACGCCACCCTGCACGCCCTGCTCGCCGGCATGACACCCGCGCCGGTGCGTGAGCACACCAGCTACCGGCGTTGGGTTCGGGCGATGGCCGGGCGCGCCGAAACCCTTGACAGCGAGCCGTATTGGGCCGCGCAGCTCGCCGGCGACGACCCAGACCTCGGACAGCGACGGCTGCGGCCGGCCACCGACCGTGCGCGCGATCTGCTGGTGTCGACCGCGATGCTCGACACCGCGACCACCGCCCGGCTGATGCGGTCGGGCCTGCCGGTGTTCGAGGTGCTCGTCGCGGCGGCGGCGCAGGTGATCACCCGATGGCGGCAGAGTCGCGGCCAGCCGACGCCGCCGCCGTTGCTCGCGCTGGAGACCCACGGCCGCGCCGATGCCCTGTTCGACGGCGGCATCGACAGCACCGAGACCGTGGGACTGCTCAGCGCGATCTACCCGCTGCGAGTGGACACCGAGGACCCGCGACGGGTGCACGAACTGTTGACCGCAATCCCCGGCGACGGTGTCGATTACGGGTTGCTGCGCTACCTTCGCCGGGACACCGCGAATCGGCTCGCTGAGTTCGACGGGCCGCAGCTGCTGCTGAACTACCTCGGTCACGCCGACGTCAGTGGTACCAACGGGCTGTGGCTGGACCGTAGCCTGCTGAACGGAGTGTCGCCGCTGCCCGAGCCGGATCTGGCGGTGCGCTATGAGCTGAGCCTGGTCGCAACCGTGCTGGGCAGTGGCGAGCATCAGGTGTTGGTGACGCAGTGGCGTTCGCTTCCCGACATTCTCGGGCAGTCGGATATCACCGAATTGCAAGGACTTTGGCGGCAGGCGCTCGAGGAGATGGTGACATGA
- the mbtG gene encoding NADPH-dependent L-lysine N(6)-monooxygenase MbtG, whose product MSTLGVLGGGVKAVAVAAKAHVLAEMGVDAPHVVAVERIGVGANWQASGGWTDGAQRLGTSPEKDVGFPYRSSLVPRRNAELDERMMRYSWQSYLIATSEFAQWIDRGRPAPTHRRWSQYLRWVADQIGMTVIYGDVEKLAVDGEQWALHTDETTVHADGLMITGPGQAERSLLPGNPRVLSIAQFWHRAGQHERISAERVAVIGGGETAAAMLNELFRHRVSTITVISPQVTLFTRGESFFENALFSDPSDWTALTVDERRDAIARTDRGVFSSNVQDALLADDRIRHLRGRVAHAVGRDEQIRLTLSTNRGSENLETVHGFDLVIDGSGADPLWFTTLFSQDALDLLELGLGGPLSGDRVQEAIGHDLAVIDVAPKLFLPNLAGLNQGPGFPNLSCLGLLSDRVLGAELSTGTDSLTRRDDEHQPL is encoded by the coding sequence ATGAGCACACTGGGCGTGCTCGGCGGCGGAGTGAAAGCGGTGGCCGTTGCTGCCAAGGCGCACGTGCTGGCCGAGATGGGCGTCGACGCGCCGCACGTCGTCGCCGTCGAGCGGATCGGAGTCGGTGCCAACTGGCAGGCCAGCGGCGGCTGGACCGACGGCGCGCAACGACTGGGAACCAGCCCGGAGAAAGACGTCGGCTTTCCGTACCGCTCGTCGTTGGTGCCGCGTCGCAACGCCGAACTCGACGAGCGGATGATGCGCTACAGCTGGCAGTCGTATCTGATTGCCACCAGCGAGTTCGCGCAGTGGATCGACCGCGGCAGACCCGCGCCCACACACCGGCGGTGGAGCCAGTACCTGCGCTGGGTCGCCGACCAGATCGGCATGACCGTGATCTACGGTGACGTCGAGAAGCTCGCGGTGGACGGTGAGCAGTGGGCGCTGCACACCGATGAAACCACAGTTCACGCAGACGGTTTGATGATCACCGGGCCCGGACAAGCCGAGCGGTCACTGCTGCCGGGCAATCCGCGGGTGTTGTCGATCGCACAGTTCTGGCATCGCGCCGGTCAGCACGAACGGATCAGCGCGGAGCGGGTGGCGGTGATCGGCGGCGGCGAGACAGCCGCTGCGATGCTCAACGAGCTGTTCCGGCACCGGGTTTCGACGATCACGGTCATCTCGCCGCAGGTGACGTTGTTCACCCGCGGTGAGAGCTTCTTCGAAAACGCGCTGTTCTCCGACCCCAGCGACTGGACGGCGCTGACGGTAGACGAGCGGCGCGATGCGATCGCCCGGACCGACCGCGGGGTGTTCTCGTCCAATGTCCAGGATGCGCTGCTGGCCGACGATCGCATCCGCCACCTACGCGGACGGGTGGCGCACGCGGTGGGCCGCGACGAGCAGATCCGGCTCACGCTGTCGACCAACCGCGGCAGTGAAAACCTGGAAACGGTCCATGGTTTCGACCTGGTCATCGACGGATCGGGCGCCGACCCGCTGTGGTTCACCACGCTGTTCAGTCAGGACGCGCTCGACCTGCTCGAGCTGGGGCTGGGCGGTCCGCTGAGCGGCGACCGCGTCCAGGAAGCGATCGGACACGACCTCGCGGTCATCGACGTCGCACCGAAGTTGTTCTTGCCCAACCTCGCCGGGCTCAATCAGGGTCCCGGCTTCCCCAACCTCAGCTGTCTCGGGCTGCTGTCCGACCGGGTGCTGGGCGCCGAGTTGAGCACCGGTACCGATTCTTTGACCAGGAGAGATGATGAGCACCAACCCCTTTGA